TTGGAACAAGAGGTATGGGGGCATTAGAATTTGAACCAGCGCAGTTCAAGTCAACTAAAACACCTTTTCAAGTTGGGATCGATAGCTTAGTTGATATTACCTATCGGATGCTGAACGAACGAGAGAGGTTTGAGGCTAATCTAAAAAAAGAGGAGCAGCGGACGATGACGGAAATACTAAAAATAGGAACATCGGCCGGGGGAGCGAGGCCAAAAGCAATTATAGCCTACAATAAACAAACCGGGCAAGTCCGTTCCGGGCAAACCGACGCACCAAAAGGGTTTGAACATTGGCTGATAAAGCTGGATGGGGTAAGTGACGACCAGTTTGGGGCAAGTAAAGGGTACGGACGCGTTGAAATGGCCTACTATCACATGGCGAAAGACTGTGGTATAGACATGATGGAGTCTACGTTACTAGAAGAAAATGGGCGGGCACATTTTATGACCAAAAGGTTTGATAGAGAAAATGGTGGTACGAAACACCATATTCAAACGTTTTGTGCCATGCAGCACTACGACTTCAATGAAGTTAGGAGTTATAGTTACGAACAATTATTCCAAACGATGAGAATACTTCGCTTGCCGTATCCAGATGCCGAGCAAATGTACCGTAGAATGGTTTTTAACGTTATTGCTAGAAATTGCGACGACCACACCAAGAACTTCTCTTTCCGGCTTAAAGAAGGAAGCGGCTGGGAGTTAGCACCCGCCTACGATGTATGTCATGCCTATCGGCCGGATAGCCTTTGGGTGAGTCAACATGCTTTAAGCATTAATGGAAAAAGGGTAGGAATTGAAAAAAGTGACCTAATAACTTTTGCCAAAGCAATAAATATAAAAAAATCAGAAGCTATAATTTCTGAAATAAATGATAAAGTGCAACATTGGGATAACTATGCTGAGAAGGCAAACGTAGGAGACCAACTACGGGGCTCCATAAAAGCAACATTAATAAATTTTGAGAAATAAGAATTGTAATACTCATTTATGAAAAGCATTGGCTCTTACTTATTGTTTATTGGTACGTTGTTTACCCGAATGGAAGTGTTCAATATTTACGTGAAGCGTACTATTGACGAGGCAGTGAAGATTGGAATTAATTCGTTAACCCTGGTAGCGATTGTTTCTACCTTTATTGGAATGGTATCGACCCTTCAGACGGCTGCCAACCTGGTGAGCGCGTTTATTCCCCGTAGCGTGGTTAGCTTGGTCGTACGTGATATGACGATTCTCGAGCTAGCTCCCACTATTACTTCGGTAGTGTTGGCCGGTAAAGTGGGTTCCAATATTGCGGGTGAACTAGGGACTATGCGAATTTCTGAACAGATTGACGCGCTAGAGGTAATGGGAATCAATTCGGCTTCCTATCTAATTGTGCCGAAGGTACTAGGAGCAATGCTGATGTTTCCACTGCTGGTGATTGTGGCGGGCTTTTTATCGCTGTACGGCGGTTACCTGATCGGCACGTTCATGAACGTAGTTACTGGACAGGAATACGTAGCTGGTCTGCGAACCGAGTTTCAGCAGTATAACGTTTTTGTGGCGTTAGTGAAGTCAGTGGTCTTTGCCTTTTTGATCTCGACGGTTTCTGCTTATCAGGGGTATAACACAAGAGGGGGTGCTTTGGAGGTAGGCCAGGCTAGTACTACCGCCGTGACCAATAGCTGTATTGCGGTGCTTATTGCCGATTACGTGGTAGTTTCAGTTTTAATTCAATGAATGGCTAAGAGCGCGGAGCTAGGGGCTTGGTATTAGAGATATCTGTTTTCTCCTTGTGCCCAGCTCCCTGCCTTTACATCAATCATTAAAGTTATGATCCATATTGAAGATATTAAAAAGGCCTTCGGCGATAAAGAAATACTAAAGGGTATCAGCGGGGTTTTTGAAAAAGGACAGACTAACCTGATTATCGGGGCTAGCGGTACCGGAAA
This region of Tunicatimonas pelagia genomic DNA includes:
- a CDS encoding MlaE family ABC transporter permease, translating into MKSIGSYLLFIGTLFTRMEVFNIYVKRTIDEAVKIGINSLTLVAIVSTFIGMVSTLQTAANLVSAFIPRSVVSLVVRDMTILELAPTITSVVLAGKVGSNIAGELGTMRISEQIDALEVMGINSASYLIVPKVLGAMLMFPLLVIVAGFLSLYGGYLIGTFMNVVTGQEYVAGLRTEFQQYNVFVALVKSVVFAFLISTVSAYQGYNTRGGALEVGQASTTAVTNSCIAVLIADYVVVSVLIQ
- a CDS encoding type II toxin-antitoxin system HipA family toxin, with the protein product MVEVKTAFVKIWGQTVGAVAWDENQRLATFEYEPKFKVKNVDLAPIKMPIQSNQLIFSFPELKPVKNSEYNTFKGLPGLLADVLPDKYGNQLINIWLAQNGRPVDSMNPVEQLCFIGTRGMGALEFEPAQFKSTKTPFQVGIDSLVDITYRMLNERERFEANLKKEEQRTMTEILKIGTSAGGARPKAIIAYNKQTGQVRSGQTDAPKGFEHWLIKLDGVSDDQFGASKGYGRVEMAYYHMAKDCGIDMMESTLLEENGRAHFMTKRFDRENGGTKHHIQTFCAMQHYDFNEVRSYSYEQLFQTMRILRLPYPDAEQMYRRMVFNVIARNCDDHTKNFSFRLKEGSGWELAPAYDVCHAYRPDSLWVSQHALSINGKRVGIEKSDLITFAKAINIKKSEAIISEINDKVQHWDNYAEKANVGDQLRGSIKATLINFEK